One window from the genome of Prochlorococcus marinus XMU1411 encodes:
- the rplJ gene encoding 50S ribosomal protein L10: MGRTLENKQKIVTEIKSLLDDSEMAVVLDYKGLTIKEMSDLRSRLQTTNGICKVTKNSLMRKAIDGDSNWNDLESLLTGTNAFVLIKEDVGGAVKAIQSFQKDTKKSETKGALFEGRLLSDSEIKEIASLPSKEVLMAKIAGALNGVATKIAISINEVPSGLARSLKQHSEKSES; the protein is encoded by the coding sequence ATGGGCCGAACACTAGAGAATAAGCAAAAAATCGTTACTGAGATTAAATCTCTTTTAGACGACTCGGAAATGGCTGTAGTTCTTGACTATAAAGGTTTAACTATCAAAGAGATGTCAGATTTGCGATCTAGATTGCAAACAACTAACGGCATCTGCAAAGTTACTAAAAATTCATTAATGCGCAAAGCTATTGATGGAGATAGTAATTGGAACGATCTTGAATCTTTACTGACCGGAACAAATGCTTTTGTCTTAATTAAAGAAGATGTTGGTGGTGCTGTAAAAGCAATCCAATCTTTTCAAAAAGACACCAAAAAATCCGAGACCAAAGGAGCTTTATTTGAAGGCAGACTTCTTAGCGATTCTGAAATAAAAGAAATTGCAAGTCTTCCATCTAAAGAAGTATTGATGGCAAAAATTGCTGGCGCTCTTAATGGCGTTGCAACAAAAATTGCGATCTCTATTAATGAAGTACCTTCTGGACTTGCTAGATCACTTAAACAACATTCTGAAAAATCAGAATCCTAA
- the rnhA gene encoding ribonuclease HI, whose protein sequence is MNIDSIAIEAATDGACSGNPGPGGWGGLIIFADKSELEIGGSEQNTTNNRMELTAAIKTLEKLKTYKLKENFKLRTDSKYVIEGYTKWITNWKRNGWKTSSGKSVQNLDLWQKIDQLRINGLVMEYVKGHSGDKQNDRVDKIATNYSKGISLESKLKESESSADFFEKNAPSEIQELFSRYELIQKFADKKYLLTSPELSTLLGEENHLKIKLYSLFEWRNWRLIPKDKKYWIIERKEA, encoded by the coding sequence ATGAATATTGATAGTATTGCAATTGAAGCTGCAACTGATGGAGCCTGCAGTGGTAATCCAGGTCCAGGTGGTTGGGGTGGACTAATAATTTTTGCAGACAAAAGTGAATTAGAAATAGGTGGTTCCGAGCAAAATACTACCAATAATAGAATGGAACTCACTGCGGCCATAAAAACACTTGAGAAATTAAAAACCTATAAATTAAAGGAGAACTTTAAATTAAGAACTGATAGTAAATATGTCATAGAAGGTTATACAAAATGGATTACTAATTGGAAGAGAAATGGATGGAAAACAAGCTCAGGAAAATCAGTTCAAAATCTTGATTTATGGCAAAAAATTGATCAATTAAGAATTAATGGCCTTGTAATGGAATATGTTAAGGGTCATAGTGGTGACAAACAAAATGATAGAGTTGATAAAATCGCAACTAACTATAGCAAAGGTATATCTTTAGAAAGTAAATTAAAGGAGTCAGAATCTTCAGCTGACTTTTTTGAAAAAAATGCCCCTTCAGAAATTCAGGAATTATTTTCAAGGTATGAATTAATTCAAAAATTTGCCGACAAAAAGTATTTGTTAACTTCACCAGAACTAAGCACTTTATTAGGTGAAGAAAACCATTTAAAGATCAAACTATATTCACTTTTTGAATGGCGTAATTGGAGATTGATTCCTAAAGATAAAAAATATTGGATAATAGAAAGAAAAGAAGCCTAA
- the rplL gene encoding 50S ribosomal protein L7/L12: MSAKTEEILESLKSLSLLEASELVKQIEEAFGVSAAASAGVVMAAPGAAGGDADGGSAEEKTEFDVVLESFDAAAKIKVLKVVRNATGLGLGDAKALVESAPKTVKEGIAKADAESLKKEIEEAGGKVTLK; encoded by the coding sequence ATGTCCGCAAAAACCGAAGAAATTCTTGAATCATTAAAATCTCTATCACTTTTAGAAGCATCTGAGCTTGTAAAGCAAATTGAAGAGGCTTTTGGTGTATCTGCTGCAGCTTCTGCAGGTGTAGTTATGGCAGCTCCTGGCGCAGCTGGCGGTGACGCAGATGGTGGCTCTGCTGAGGAAAAAACTGAATTTGATGTAGTTCTCGAAAGCTTTGATGCAGCTGCAAAAATCAAAGTACTTAAGGTTGTAAGAAATGCAACTGGTCTAGGTCTTGGCGATGCAAAAGCACTTGTTGAATCTGCACCAAAAACAGTAAAAGAAGGAATTGCTAAAGCAGATGCCGAATCTTTAAAGAAAGAGATTGAAGAAGCTGGCGGTAAAGTTACACTTAAGTAA
- the rplK gene encoding 50S ribosomal protein L11 — translation MAKKIVAVIKLALQAGKANPAPPVGPALGQHGVNIMAFCKEYNARTQDKAGFVIPVEISVFEDRSFTFITKTPPASVLITKAAGIEKGSGESAKGSVGNISKAQLEEIAKTKLPDLNCSSVESAMKVIEGTARNMGVSITD, via the coding sequence ATGGCAAAAAAAATTGTTGCAGTTATCAAGCTTGCTTTACAAGCAGGTAAAGCCAATCCTGCTCCCCCCGTAGGGCCAGCTTTAGGACAACATGGTGTAAATATCATGGCATTTTGTAAAGAATACAATGCAAGAACACAAGATAAAGCAGGTTTTGTAATTCCAGTTGAGATTTCTGTTTTTGAAGATAGAAGCTTTACTTTTATCACAAAAACACCGCCTGCTTCCGTCTTAATAACAAAAGCAGCTGGTATAGAGAAAGGATCAGGAGAATCCGCAAAAGGCTCAGTTGGGAATATAAGTAAAGCTCAATTAGAAGAAATAGCCAAAACTAAGCTTCCTGATCTAAACTGTTCTAGTGTTGAATCAGCAATGAAAGTAATTGAGGGTACTGCTCGCAATATGGGCGTCTCTATCACTGATTGA
- a CDS encoding pyridoxal phosphate-dependent aminotransferase: protein MNNPKTNDNSTLAMRISNLKHGGNVYANAKKLNLLPSEIIDASASLVPFDPPQILIDSLNAGIKNLGFRYYPERNLNDLKEIIGKFHGINPDNILPGNGASELITWAGYEASKFGISCIPSPSFVDYERSLNCWNSNFINCELPKNWNDIFPQSFPLHPKGDVIWITNPHNPTGQLWEKNSLEEVVKKYKLVICDEAFLSITPNGEKESLIPLTQRFDNLLVLRSLTKIFNIPGLRLGYVIGSSKILKQWEINRDPWPLNSFSIKAGIDLLSNKKFYEQWTKQIHSWINIEKKRVFEKLSKIENLKVHNSSTNFFLIESKTSLSPNIKYLENKGILLRECTSFRFLDEKWARISLQNKKNNTLLCKEIQNSFKK, encoded by the coding sequence ATGAACAATCCGAAAACTAATGATAACTCAACATTAGCCATGCGAATATCAAACTTAAAGCATGGAGGAAATGTATATGCAAATGCAAAAAAATTAAATTTATTACCCTCTGAAATTATTGACGCAAGTGCCTCTTTAGTACCCTTTGATCCACCTCAAATACTAATAGATTCATTAAATGCTGGAATTAAGAATCTTGGATTCAGATATTACCCAGAGAGAAACTTGAATGATCTGAAAGAAATAATCGGTAAATTTCATGGGATAAACCCAGACAATATATTGCCTGGAAATGGAGCTTCTGAACTGATAACTTGGGCAGGTTATGAAGCATCCAAATTTGGAATAAGTTGTATTCCTTCTCCATCATTTGTTGATTATGAAAGATCTTTAAATTGTTGGAATAGCAATTTTATAAATTGCGAATTACCAAAAAACTGGAATGATATTTTTCCTCAATCATTTCCGCTGCATCCAAAAGGTGATGTTATTTGGATAACAAATCCACATAACCCTACCGGCCAATTATGGGAAAAGAATTCATTGGAGGAAGTTGTAAAAAAATATAAATTAGTTATCTGTGATGAAGCTTTCTTATCGATAACACCAAATGGAGAGAAAGAATCTTTAATACCATTAACCCAAAGATTTGACAATTTATTAGTCTTGAGAAGCTTAACCAAAATCTTCAATATTCCTGGTCTTAGATTAGGTTACGTTATTGGCTCATCGAAAATACTAAAACAATGGGAAATCAACAGAGATCCTTGGCCTTTAAATTCATTTTCTATTAAAGCAGGAATTGATCTACTAAGTAATAAGAAATTCTATGAACAGTGGACAAAACAGATTCACAGCTGGATAAATATTGAAAAAAAAAGAGTATTTGAAAAATTATCAAAAATAGAGAACCTTAAAGTTCATAATTCTTCAACCAACTTTTTTTTAATAGAAAGTAAAACATCCTTGTCTCCAAATATAAAATACTTGGAAAATAAGGGAATATTGCTTAGAGAATGCACTTCATTTAGATTTCTTGACGAAAAGTGGGCAAGGATAAGCTTGCAAAATAAGAAAAATAACACTCTTTTATGTAAAGAAATTCAGAATTCCTTTAAAAAATAA
- a CDS encoding quinone-dependent dihydroorotate dehydrogenase — protein sequence MNEQKGVFKNLYKNLITPVLKRDSGIDAEYLTNLSLSLLSFSSRKYNWPVFSSILKNINEEFSIVDKRLTQSICGINFCNPIGLAAGFDKNGNAANVWKDFGFGFAELGTVTKFAQNGNPKPRLFRLAEEEAALNRMGFNNNGAENLVKNFVEQGIEFKKNRKNICLGINFGKSKITDLSHAKDDYLTSLKLLIPYCDYAAINVSSPNTEGLRKLQDPILLKELLREIKNLPNCPPLFVKIAPDLSLKDIEDICQLIIEENIDGIIATNTSIDRLGLENRKIRQTGLLLSEENGGLSGKPLQKKANQIIKHIHNIDKKIILIGVGGIDSPESAWERICSGASLIQLYTGWIYKGPQLVPNILEGILKQLNKHQLSNIKEAIGSDLKWVK from the coding sequence ATGAATGAACAAAAAGGGGTATTTAAAAATCTTTATAAAAACTTGATTACCCCTGTATTAAAAAGAGACTCTGGAATTGATGCAGAATACTTAACTAATTTATCTCTTAGCCTTTTATCATTCAGTTCAAGAAAATATAATTGGCCTGTATTTTCATCTATCTTAAAAAATATAAATGAAGAATTTTCTATAGTTGATAAAAGGTTAACTCAGAGCATATGTGGTATAAATTTTTGTAATCCAATTGGTTTAGCTGCCGGTTTTGACAAAAATGGAAATGCTGCAAATGTATGGAAAGATTTTGGTTTTGGATTTGCCGAACTTGGTACAGTAACCAAATTTGCTCAGAATGGAAATCCTAAACCAAGGTTGTTTAGATTAGCGGAGGAAGAAGCAGCATTAAATAGAATGGGTTTTAATAACAATGGTGCTGAAAATCTAGTTAAAAACTTTGTAGAACAAGGAATTGAGTTTAAAAAAAATAGAAAGAATATTTGTTTAGGGATAAATTTTGGCAAGTCTAAAATTACAGATTTATCTCATGCAAAAGATGATTATTTAACTTCTCTAAAATTATTAATTCCATATTGTGATTATGCAGCAATAAACGTAAGTTCTCCAAATACTGAAGGATTAAGAAAGTTGCAAGATCCGATTCTTCTAAAAGAACTTCTTAGAGAAATTAAAAACTTACCTAATTGTCCACCATTATTTGTAAAAATTGCGCCAGATTTAAGTCTTAAAGATATTGAAGATATTTGCCAGTTAATAATTGAGGAAAATATCGATGGGATAATTGCTACTAACACCAGCATAGATAGATTAGGTCTTGAAAATAGGAAGATCAGGCAAACAGGATTATTACTTTCTGAAGAAAATGGAGGATTAAGTGGAAAGCCTCTACAAAAAAAAGCAAATCAAATAATAAAACATATTCATAATATTGATAAAAAGATTATTTTAATTGGCGTTGGAGGAATCGATAGTCCAGAGTCGGCTTGGGAAAGAATTTGTTCTGGAGCATCATTAATTCAACTTTATACTGGATGGATATATAAAGGCCCACAATTAGTCCCCAATATACTTGAAGGGATTTTAAAGCAACTCAATAAACATCAATTATCTAATATAAAAGAGGCCATTGGATCAGATTTAAAATGGGTTAAATAA
- the rplA gene encoding 50S ribosomal protein L1 → MKKLSKRMAALSTKIEDRIYAPLEALSIIKENANAKFDETIEAHIRLGIDPKYTDQQLRTTVALPHGTGQSIKIAVITSGENVSKAKAAGADLFGEEDLVESINKGNMEFDLLIATPDMMPKVAKLGRVLGPRGLMPNPKAGTVTNDIANAIKEFKAGKLEFRADKAGIVHVRFGKASFTKEALFDNLKTLQESIDKNKPSGAKGKYWKTFYVTSTMGPSVQVDINAVQDYQPEG, encoded by the coding sequence ATGAAAAAACTATCCAAAAGAATGGCGGCTCTATCAACCAAGATAGAAGATCGCATTTACGCACCACTTGAAGCTCTTAGTATTATCAAGGAAAATGCTAATGCAAAATTTGATGAAACTATTGAAGCACATATACGTTTAGGTATTGATCCAAAATATACTGATCAACAATTAAGGACCACTGTTGCATTGCCACATGGTACTGGTCAAAGTATCAAAATTGCAGTAATTACAAGCGGTGAGAATGTGTCGAAAGCTAAGGCTGCTGGTGCAGATTTATTTGGCGAAGAAGATCTTGTAGAAAGCATCAACAAAGGAAATATGGAGTTTGATCTACTTATTGCAACTCCAGATATGATGCCAAAGGTTGCAAAATTAGGAAGAGTTTTAGGACCTAGAGGTTTAATGCCTAATCCTAAAGCTGGGACAGTAACTAATGACATTGCTAATGCAATAAAAGAATTCAAAGCTGGTAAGCTCGAATTTAGAGCAGATAAGGCTGGTATCGTTCATGTCCGCTTTGGAAAAGCAAGTTTCACAAAAGAGGCTCTATTTGATAACTTAAAAACCTTACAAGAATCAATTGATAAAAATAAACCAAGTGGAGCTAAAGGAAAGTATTGGAAAACTTTTTATGTAACTTCAACAATGGGGCCTTCAGTTCAAGTTGACATAAATGCTGTACAAGATTACCAACCTGAAGGTTAA
- the nusG gene encoding transcription termination/antitermination protein NusG: MSNELTTNLASSKANTSIARWYAVQVASSCEKKVKATLEQRAVTLGVNNRIIEIEIPQTPGIKLKKDGSRQTTEEKVFPGYVLVRMILDEDTMMAVKSTPNVINFVGAEDGRGSGRSRGHIKPRPLSRQEVNRIFKRASEKKAVVKLDIEEKDRIIVTSGPFKDFQGEVIEVSGERNKLKALLSIFGRETPVELEFSQINKQN; the protein is encoded by the coding sequence ATGAGTAATGAATTGACTACAAACCTTGCTTCTTCAAAAGCGAACACTAGCATCGCAAGATGGTATGCAGTTCAAGTAGCTTCAAGCTGTGAAAAAAAAGTAAAAGCGACTCTTGAACAGAGAGCAGTTACTTTAGGAGTTAATAATCGAATTATTGAAATTGAAATTCCTCAAACTCCTGGAATTAAATTAAAAAAGGATGGAAGTAGACAAACAACTGAAGAAAAAGTTTTCCCAGGTTACGTCCTAGTAAGAATGATTTTGGATGAAGACACAATGATGGCTGTAAAAAGTACTCCAAATGTAATTAATTTTGTTGGTGCTGAAGACGGTAGAGGTAGCGGAAGATCACGTGGTCATATCAAACCTCGACCATTATCCAGACAAGAAGTTAATAGAATCTTTAAGCGCGCATCTGAGAAAAAAGCTGTAGTCAAGTTAGATATAGAAGAAAAAGATAGAATTATAGTAACTAGTGGTCCATTCAAGGATTTCCAGGGAGAAGTTATAGAAGTTTCTGGAGAAAGAAATAAATTAAAAGCATTACTTTCAATATTTGGGCGCGAGACTCCTGTAGAATTAGAGTTCTCCCAAATCAATAAACAAAATTAA
- a CDS encoding ATP-dependent Clp protease ATP-binding subunit: MRETLTSSPELFSDISWNLLLLGEETAKKWDHSEFNIEHIIHTLFSSSEFFAFIEKLSIDQDTVLDITENFLEDTPINESDIFTIGEDLEILLDNANQIKTQWGSRLIEIPHLLIALGRDLRIGNYVFEEANLSMEKLEEELKFYPNINQSKDSFNYGNVIEINNQSNFESEKETSVKEEKLKKAIVPLPKSELQIETKKQIGKDENALSIYGKDLTESAKKGLLDPVLGRENEINNLMRVLCRRNKNNPILIGNPGVGKTSIAKLLAQLIVDKKVPDTLKDLKIISLDLGALVSGTKFRGQLEERLSLIMQELNNPNQGMILFIDEIHSILSSNRSSTDISNILKPLLAEGELRCIGTTTPEKFRETIEKDQALNNCFQKIAVNEPSVELSAKILQGIKKKYELHHGIKISEEAVNYSAKLADRYISDKCLPDSAIDLIDEAAAQLKIESNNMPQMILQQEKKLNTIDEKLNNLQGENSEAQEKLLNNRQQSEAKLNVLLENWNNLREEMVELSFLMKEEDKLTKQIKDISNREIENDLDYLEKLEEELSEIENDIQKVEDNFNKIKKNRNFPFKYQVEPDDIADVISKITGIPISKVVSNERKKLINLETELSEKVIGQEKAIEAVSAAIRRARVGMKSPKRPIGSFLFMGPTGVGKTELAKSLATALFDEEDALLRLDMSEYMEKNAVARLLGAPPGYVGYEEGGQLTEAVRRKPYSVILLDEIEKAHAEVFNILLQVLDEGRLTDSQGRTVDFKNTVIIMTSNLAGKSILEYSQKISKSEGKLEKDQQTLDDSISNALSSIFRPEFLNRIDEVVKFDPLSIDELQKIIILQTEDLKNLLLEQRINIAIDKKVINKIANDSYEPEYGARPLSRELRRQIENPLAAKLLEDEFKNKKNITIKLNPAKKDEIVFKPS; the protein is encoded by the coding sequence ATGAGAGAAACCCTTACATCCAGTCCTGAACTATTTAGCGATATCAGTTGGAACCTTCTCTTATTAGGGGAAGAAACCGCAAAAAAATGGGATCATAGCGAATTTAATATTGAACACATAATTCATACATTGTTCTCATCAAGTGAATTCTTTGCTTTCATTGAAAAATTATCAATCGACCAAGATACAGTTTTAGACATAACAGAAAATTTTTTAGAAGATACACCAATAAATGAGTCAGATATTTTTACTATCGGAGAAGATTTAGAAATTTTATTAGATAACGCGAATCAGATAAAAACTCAATGGGGATCGAGATTAATAGAAATCCCTCATTTACTAATTGCTCTTGGAAGAGATTTAAGAATTGGAAATTATGTTTTTGAGGAAGCAAACCTTTCAATGGAAAAATTAGAGGAAGAATTAAAGTTTTACCCAAATATTAATCAATCAAAAGATTCATTTAATTATGGGAATGTAATTGAAATAAATAATCAATCTAATTTTGAATCAGAGAAAGAAACTTCAGTTAAAGAAGAAAAATTGAAAAAAGCTATTGTTCCATTACCGAAAAGTGAACTTCAAATTGAAACCAAAAAACAAATTGGAAAAGATGAAAATGCTCTTTCAATTTATGGAAAAGATTTAACAGAATCAGCTAAAAAAGGCTTACTGGATCCCGTTTTAGGAAGAGAAAATGAGATCAATAATTTAATGAGGGTACTCTGCAGAAGAAACAAAAATAACCCTATACTTATTGGCAATCCTGGAGTTGGTAAAACCTCAATTGCAAAATTACTTGCTCAATTAATTGTAGACAAAAAAGTTCCTGATACTTTAAAGGACTTAAAAATTATTTCACTTGATTTAGGTGCATTAGTTTCTGGGACCAAATTTAGAGGTCAACTAGAGGAAAGACTAAGCTTAATAATGCAAGAACTAAATAATCCAAACCAAGGAATGATTCTATTTATTGATGAAATTCACTCAATATTAAGTTCTAACAGATCTTCTACCGACATCAGTAATATCTTAAAACCTTTACTAGCTGAAGGAGAACTTAGATGTATAGGTACAACAACACCTGAGAAATTTCGTGAAACTATTGAAAAAGATCAGGCATTAAATAATTGCTTTCAAAAGATAGCTGTTAATGAACCTTCAGTAGAATTAAGCGCAAAAATATTACAAGGGATCAAAAAGAAATATGAATTACATCATGGCATAAAAATTTCTGAAGAGGCTGTAAACTATTCTGCTAAATTAGCCGATAGATACATCAGCGATAAATGTCTCCCGGATAGTGCAATAGATTTAATTGATGAAGCAGCTGCACAGTTAAAAATCGAGTCTAATAATATGCCTCAAATGATTCTCCAACAAGAAAAGAAACTTAATACTATTGATGAAAAATTGAATAATTTGCAAGGAGAAAATAGCGAAGCTCAAGAAAAACTATTGAATAATAGACAACAATCAGAGGCAAAATTGAACGTTCTTTTGGAAAATTGGAACAATTTACGTGAAGAAATGGTGGAATTATCTTTTTTAATGAAAGAAGAAGATAAGCTAACCAAACAAATTAAAGATATATCAAATCGCGAAATTGAAAATGATCTAGATTATTTAGAAAAGCTTGAAGAAGAGTTAAGTGAAATAGAGAATGACATACAAAAAGTTGAAGATAACTTTAATAAAATAAAGAAAAATAGAAATTTCCCTTTTAAATATCAAGTTGAACCGGATGATATTGCAGATGTTATATCAAAAATCACAGGTATTCCAATTTCTAAAGTAGTTTCAAATGAACGTAAGAAATTAATTAATCTAGAAACAGAACTAAGTGAAAAAGTTATTGGACAAGAAAAAGCCATAGAAGCTGTTTCTGCTGCAATTAGAAGAGCTCGAGTTGGCATGAAAAGTCCTAAAAGACCTATTGGATCTTTTTTATTTATGGGTCCTACTGGTGTTGGTAAAACAGAATTAGCAAAATCTCTTGCAACAGCTTTATTTGATGAAGAAGACGCACTTTTAAGATTAGATATGAGTGAATATATGGAGAAAAATGCCGTAGCAAGACTTTTAGGAGCTCCTCCAGGTTATGTTGGTTATGAAGAGGGAGGTCAATTAACTGAAGCTGTAAGACGTAAACCCTATTCAGTAATACTTCTTGATGAGATAGAAAAAGCACATGCAGAAGTATTTAATATCCTTTTGCAAGTCTTGGATGAAGGAAGATTAACGGACTCTCAAGGAAGGACCGTAGATTTCAAAAATACGGTAATCATTATGACAAGTAACCTAGCTGGTAAATCTATACTGGAGTATTCACAAAAGATTTCTAAAAGTGAGGGAAAGTTAGAAAAAGATCAACAAACTCTAGATGATTCAATTAGTAATGCATTGTCTTCAATTTTTAGACCTGAATTTTTAAATCGAATTGACGAAGTGGTAAAGTTTGATCCATTATCTATCGATGAACTTCAAAAAATAATCATTCTACAAACAGAAGATTTAAAGAACCTGCTACTTGAGCAGAGAATAAATATCGCTATAGACAAAAAAGTTATCAACAAAATTGCAAACGATTCTTACGAACCTGAATATGGTGCTAGGCCACTTAGCAGGGAACTTAGAAGACAAATAGAAAATCCCTTGGCTGCAAAACTTTTGGAGGATGAATTTAAAAACAAAAAAAATATCACAATTAAACTTAACCCTGCTAAAAAAGATGAGATCGTTTTCAAACCTAGCTGA
- the eno gene encoding phosphopyruvate hydratase: MKETIDFLIDTVEARQVLDSRGNPTVEAEVFLECGASGRAIVPSGASTGAHEAHELRDGGSKYMGKGVLNAVNKIHETISPALCGLSSLDQTAVDKLMIEIDGTPNKSNLGANSILAVSLATARASANALDIPLYRYLGDPLSNLLPVPLMNVINGGAHAPNSLDFQEFMLVPHGVNNFSESLRMGTEIFHSLKSLLDQKGLSTAVGDEGGFAPNLSSSEEAGDLLLEAIQKAGFKPGEQVSLALDAASTEFYSDGTYKYEGKSLNSSEMISYLSRLVSNYPIVSIEDGLAEDDWEGWSELNKELGNKVQLVGDDLFVTNTERLRKGIMEKSANSILIKVNQIGTLTETLEAIELAKMSGFTSVISHRSGETEDTTIADLSVATRSGQIKTGSLSRSERIAKYNRLLKIEEELGNQARFAGALGLGPKNI, from the coding sequence GTGAAAGAAACTATTGATTTTCTTATTGATACTGTTGAAGCAAGGCAAGTCCTTGATTCAAGAGGTAATCCAACTGTAGAAGCAGAAGTATTTTTGGAATGTGGTGCAAGTGGTAGAGCAATTGTTCCCAGCGGAGCTAGCACTGGTGCTCATGAGGCACATGAATTAAGAGATGGTGGTTCGAAATATATGGGGAAAGGCGTTTTGAATGCTGTTAATAAAATTCATGAAACAATATCGCCGGCTTTATGTGGTTTGTCATCTTTAGATCAAACTGCAGTAGATAAATTAATGATTGAAATTGATGGCACTCCTAATAAGTCTAACCTTGGAGCAAATTCAATCCTAGCAGTAAGTCTCGCAACTGCTAGAGCATCAGCAAATGCTTTAGACATTCCCCTATATAGATATCTTGGAGATCCATTATCCAATCTTCTTCCAGTCCCATTAATGAATGTAATAAATGGTGGTGCTCATGCACCAAATAGTCTTGATTTTCAGGAATTTATGCTTGTCCCACATGGAGTTAATAATTTCAGTGAATCATTAAGAATGGGTACTGAAATTTTTCACTCATTAAAATCATTACTTGATCAAAAAGGTCTATCTACTGCTGTAGGCGATGAGGGTGGATTTGCCCCGAATTTGTCATCAAGCGAAGAGGCAGGGGACTTATTATTAGAAGCAATTCAAAAAGCCGGGTTTAAGCCTGGTGAGCAGGTATCTTTAGCTTTAGATGCTGCTAGTACTGAATTTTATAGTGATGGTACTTATAAATATGAAGGGAAAAGTTTAAATAGTTCTGAAATGATTTCATATCTTTCAAGACTAGTTTCTAATTATCCAATAGTTTCAATAGAGGACGGTTTGGCTGAGGATGATTGGGAGGGTTGGTCAGAATTAAACAAAGAATTAGGAAATAAAGTTCAGCTTGTAGGTGATGATTTATTCGTTACTAATACAGAAAGGTTAAGGAAAGGGATTATGGAAAAATCTGCTAATTCAATCCTAATAAAGGTAAATCAAATTGGAACATTAACTGAAACTTTGGAAGCTATTGAGTTAGCTAAAATGTCTGGTTTCACAAGTGTTATTAGTCATAGAAGTGGTGAGACTGAAGATACAACAATTGCAGATTTATCAGTCGCCACAAGATCCGGTCAGATCAAGACTGGCTCTTTGAGTAGAAGTGAAAGGATTGCGAAATATAATAGGCTTTTAAAAATTGAGGAGGAATTGGGAAATCAAGCAAGATTCGCTGGGGCTTTAGGTTTAGGTCCCAAAAATATATAG
- the secE gene encoding preprotein translocase subunit SecE: MTSPTTNKEPLKKDSTEIEEPKKKNNFFSSTYDELKLVVWPNKQQLFSESVAVIIMVSFSAAAIASVSRFYGWAASQIFG; this comes from the coding sequence GTGACAAGTCCTACTACTAATAAAGAACCTCTTAAAAAAGATTCTACTGAAATTGAAGAGCCTAAAAAAAAGAATAATTTTTTTAGCTCTACCTACGATGAGCTTAAACTTGTCGTATGGCCAAATAAACAACAACTTTTTAGCGAATCAGTAGCGGTTATAATTATGGTATCCTTTTCTGCGGCAGCGATAGCATCTGTCAGCAGATTCTATGGATGGGCAGCCTCGCAAATTTTTGGTTGA